Proteins found in one Sorghum bicolor cultivar BTx623 chromosome 1, Sorghum_bicolor_NCBIv3, whole genome shotgun sequence genomic segment:
- the LOC110431541 gene encoding myb family transcription factor PHL12-like isoform X1 has protein sequence MSNNEPAHSNDVPDMSSMAASRIIWAMQPTRSFLRWSDDLHMIFVKAVAYQGGPHDAKPAAVQKTMEAMGVRGLTIKKIKSHLQRYREKCVLGPEAPDDIPCTTSSIAAAPNLASQILMDTEAVMPEIEVVNSFLMDDTEMVDNNFSVDQVQMVEKELMNEIQVVQNFTTTTIEHYSECSQTAIDEYMDDLVDYAFGHFDYPNFNL, from the exons ATGTCGAACAATGAACCAGCACATAGCAATGATGTTCCTGACATGTCAAGCATGGCGGCTTCTCGCATTATCTGGGCAATGCAACCAACAAGGAGTTTCTTGCGGTGGTCTGATGATCTCCATATGATCTTTGTGAAAGCCGTGGCATATCAAGGCGGACCCCATG ATGCTAAACCGGCTGCCGTGCAGAAGACAATGGAAGCTATGGGGGTCAGAGGCCTCACAATAAAAAAGATCAAGAGTCACCTCCAG AGGTACAGGGAGAAGTGTGTTTTAGGACCTGAAGCTCCTGATGATATACCATGCACCACATCATCTATCGCGGCAGCACCTAATCT GGCTTCTCAGATACTGATGGACACTGAGGCAGTTATGCCAGAAATAGAG GTAGTGAACAGTTTTCTTATGGATGACACAGAG ATGGTGGATAACAACTTTTCTGTGGACCAGGTACAG ATGGTGGAGAAGGAGCTGATGAATGAAATACAGGTTGTTCAAAATTTCACGACAACAACGATTGAGCACTACTCGGAGTGTTCACAGACTGCGATTGATGAATACATGGATGATTTGGTCGACTATGCATTCGGCCATTTCGACTACCCAAATTTCAACCTGTGA
- the LOC110431541 gene encoding myb family transcription factor PHL12-like isoform X2 — protein sequence MSNNEPAHSNDVPDMSSMAASRIIWAMQPTRSFLRWSDDLHMIFVKAVAYQGGPHDAKPAAVQKTMEAMGVRGLTIKKIKSHLQRYREKCVLGPEAPDDIPCTTSSIAAAPNLASQILMDTEAVMPEIEVVNSFLMDDTEMVDNNFSVDQMVEKELMNEIQVVQNFTTTTIEHYSECSQTAIDEYMDDLVDYAFGHFDYPNFNL from the exons ATGTCGAACAATGAACCAGCACATAGCAATGATGTTCCTGACATGTCAAGCATGGCGGCTTCTCGCATTATCTGGGCAATGCAACCAACAAGGAGTTTCTTGCGGTGGTCTGATGATCTCCATATGATCTTTGTGAAAGCCGTGGCATATCAAGGCGGACCCCATG ATGCTAAACCGGCTGCCGTGCAGAAGACAATGGAAGCTATGGGGGTCAGAGGCCTCACAATAAAAAAGATCAAGAGTCACCTCCAG AGGTACAGGGAGAAGTGTGTTTTAGGACCTGAAGCTCCTGATGATATACCATGCACCACATCATCTATCGCGGCAGCACCTAATCT GGCTTCTCAGATACTGATGGACACTGAGGCAGTTATGCCAGAAATAGAG GTAGTGAACAGTTTTCTTATGGATGACACAGAG ATGGTGGATAACAACTTTTCTGTGGACCAG ATGGTGGAGAAGGAGCTGATGAATGAAATACAGGTTGTTCAAAATTTCACGACAACAACGATTGAGCACTACTCGGAGTGTTCACAGACTGCGATTGATGAATACATGGATGATTTGGTCGACTATGCATTCGGCCATTTCGACTACCCAAATTTCAACCTGTGA
- the LOC8056782 gene encoding chlorophyll(ide) b reductase NOL, chloroplastic isoform X2, producing MAATATVAVHLPLRGPARAPSGPSVAAATRFRGRQERRGLAATGGRGLARFRAEAFSGGGGGGRRDPMVPPYNVLITGSTKGIGYALARKFLEAGDNVIICSRSAQKVESVVGDLKKEYGVQHVWGTVCDVRDGKDVKALVEFARDKLKHIDLWINNAGSNAYTYKPLVETSDEALMEIITTNTLGLMICCREAINMMRNQPRGGHIFNLDGAGSDGRPTPRFAAYGATKRSVVHLTKSLQAELQMNEVNNVMVHNLSPGMVTTDLLMSGATTKQAKFFINILAEPPDVVADYLVPNVRAIPTNQSMKPTYIRFLTGLKAYSRIFSRLAFGARRNKYVTED from the exons ATGGCTGCCACTGCCACCGTTGCCGTCCACCTCCCGCTGCGGGGCCCCGCGCGGGCTCCGTCCGGGCCATCCGTCGCCGCTGCAACCCGGTTCCGCGGCCGGCAGGAGCGGCGCGGCCTGGCGGCTACAGGCGGGAGGGGACTCGCCCGGTTTCGGGCGGAGGCTTTCTCCGGTGGTGGAGGCGGAGGGCGGAGGGACCCCATGGTACCGCCTTACAATGTCCTCATCACCGGCTCCACCAAAG GTATAGGATACGCGTTGGCAAGGAAATTTCTGGAGGCTGGTGATAATGTTATAATCTGCTCGAGATCAG CTCAAAAGGTAGAATCTGTGGTCGGTGACTTGAAGAAGGAGTATGGAGTGCAACATGTGTGG GGAACTGTCTGTGATGTTAGAGATGGAAAGGATGTAAAGGCACTTGTGGAGTTTGCACGTGACAAACTTAAGCATATTGATTTATGG ATCAACAATGCTGGATCAAATGCATATACATACAAACCACTAGTGGAGACCTCTGACGAGGCTCTCAT GGAAATCATCACCACTAACACCCTTGGATTGATGATATGTTGTCGTGAG GCAATAAATATGATGAGGAACCAACCTCGAGGTGGTCACATATTCAACCTTGATGGTGCTGGTTCTGATGGAAGGCCAACTCCAAG ATTTGCTGCATATGGTGCAACAAAGCGAAGTGTTGTGCATCTTACGAAGTCACTTCAG GCTGAATTGCAGATGAATGAAGTGAATAATGTGATGGTGCACAATCTATCG CCTGGCATGGTCACAACAGATCTTCTTATGTCTGGTGCAACTACAAAACAA GCAAAATTTTTCATCAATATATTAGCTGAACCTCCTGATGTG GTTGCAGACTACCTTGTTCCAAACGTCAGAGCAATCCCTACCAATCAATCCATGAAGCCAACCTACATTCGCTTCCTCACAGGCTTGAAAGCCTACTCAAGAATTTTTTCT AGACTTGCTTTTGGTGCTCGAAGAAACAAGTATGTTACTGAGGATTAG
- the LOC110431541 gene encoding protein PHR1-LIKE 3-like isoform X3 has translation MSNNEPAHSNDVPDMSSMAASRIIWAMQPTRSFLRWSDDLHMIFVKAVAYQGGPHDAKPAAVQKTMEAMGVRGLTIKKIKSHLQRYREKCVLGPEAPDDIPCTTSSIAAAPNLASQILMDTEAVMPEIEVVNSFLMDDTEVQMVEKELMNEIQVVQNFTTTTIEHYSECSQTAIDEYMDDLVDYAFGHFDYPNFNL, from the exons ATGTCGAACAATGAACCAGCACATAGCAATGATGTTCCTGACATGTCAAGCATGGCGGCTTCTCGCATTATCTGGGCAATGCAACCAACAAGGAGTTTCTTGCGGTGGTCTGATGATCTCCATATGATCTTTGTGAAAGCCGTGGCATATCAAGGCGGACCCCATG ATGCTAAACCGGCTGCCGTGCAGAAGACAATGGAAGCTATGGGGGTCAGAGGCCTCACAATAAAAAAGATCAAGAGTCACCTCCAG AGGTACAGGGAGAAGTGTGTTTTAGGACCTGAAGCTCCTGATGATATACCATGCACCACATCATCTATCGCGGCAGCACCTAATCT GGCTTCTCAGATACTGATGGACACTGAGGCAGTTATGCCAGAAATAGAG GTAGTGAACAGTTTTCTTATGGATGACACAGAG GTACAG ATGGTGGAGAAGGAGCTGATGAATGAAATACAGGTTGTTCAAAATTTCACGACAACAACGATTGAGCACTACTCGGAGTGTTCACAGACTGCGATTGATGAATACATGGATGATTTGGTCGACTATGCATTCGGCCATTTCGACTACCCAAATTTCAACCTGTGA
- the LOC110431541 gene encoding protein PHR1-LIKE 3-like isoform X4 — MSNNEPAHSNDVPDMSSMAASRIIWAMQPTRSFLRWSDDLHMIFVKAVAYQGGPHDAKPAAVQKTMEAMGVRGLTIKKIKSHLQRYREKCVLGPEAPDDIPCTTSSIAAAPNLASQILMDTEAVMPEIEVQMVEKELMNEIQVVQNFTTTTIEHYSECSQTAIDEYMDDLVDYAFGHFDYPNFNL, encoded by the exons ATGTCGAACAATGAACCAGCACATAGCAATGATGTTCCTGACATGTCAAGCATGGCGGCTTCTCGCATTATCTGGGCAATGCAACCAACAAGGAGTTTCTTGCGGTGGTCTGATGATCTCCATATGATCTTTGTGAAAGCCGTGGCATATCAAGGCGGACCCCATG ATGCTAAACCGGCTGCCGTGCAGAAGACAATGGAAGCTATGGGGGTCAGAGGCCTCACAATAAAAAAGATCAAGAGTCACCTCCAG AGGTACAGGGAGAAGTGTGTTTTAGGACCTGAAGCTCCTGATGATATACCATGCACCACATCATCTATCGCGGCAGCACCTAATCT GGCTTCTCAGATACTGATGGACACTGAGGCAGTTATGCCAGAAATAGAG GTACAG ATGGTGGAGAAGGAGCTGATGAATGAAATACAGGTTGTTCAAAATTTCACGACAACAACGATTGAGCACTACTCGGAGTGTTCACAGACTGCGATTGATGAATACATGGATGATTTGGTCGACTATGCATTCGGCCATTTCGACTACCCAAATTTCAACCTGTGA
- the LOC8056782 gene encoding chlorophyll(ide) b reductase NOL, chloroplastic isoform X1 — protein MAATATVAVHLPLRGPARAPSGPSVAAATRFRGRQERRGLAATGGRGLARFRAEAFSGGGGGGRRDPMVPPYNVLITGSTKGIGYALARKFLEAGDNVIICSRSVFSLTCSLSSTAQKVESVVGDLKKEYGVQHVWGTVCDVRDGKDVKALVEFARDKLKHIDLWINNAGSNAYTYKPLVETSDEALMEIITTNTLGLMICCREAINMMRNQPRGGHIFNLDGAGSDGRPTPRFAAYGATKRSVVHLTKSLQAELQMNEVNNVMVHNLSPGMVTTDLLMSGATTKQAKFFINILAEPPDVVADYLVPNVRAIPTNQSMKPTYIRFLTGLKAYSRIFSRLAFGARRNKYVTED, from the exons ATGGCTGCCACTGCCACCGTTGCCGTCCACCTCCCGCTGCGGGGCCCCGCGCGGGCTCCGTCCGGGCCATCCGTCGCCGCTGCAACCCGGTTCCGCGGCCGGCAGGAGCGGCGCGGCCTGGCGGCTACAGGCGGGAGGGGACTCGCCCGGTTTCGGGCGGAGGCTTTCTCCGGTGGTGGAGGCGGAGGGCGGAGGGACCCCATGGTACCGCCTTACAATGTCCTCATCACCGGCTCCACCAAAG GTATAGGATACGCGTTGGCAAGGAAATTTCTGGAGGCTGGTGATAATGTTATAATCTGCTCGAGATCAG TCTTTTCCTTGACATGCAGTCTATCCTCTACAGCTCAAAAGGTAGAATCTGTGGTCGGTGACTTGAAGAAGGAGTATGGAGTGCAACATGTGTGG GGAACTGTCTGTGATGTTAGAGATGGAAAGGATGTAAAGGCACTTGTGGAGTTTGCACGTGACAAACTTAAGCATATTGATTTATGG ATCAACAATGCTGGATCAAATGCATATACATACAAACCACTAGTGGAGACCTCTGACGAGGCTCTCAT GGAAATCATCACCACTAACACCCTTGGATTGATGATATGTTGTCGTGAG GCAATAAATATGATGAGGAACCAACCTCGAGGTGGTCACATATTCAACCTTGATGGTGCTGGTTCTGATGGAAGGCCAACTCCAAG ATTTGCTGCATATGGTGCAACAAAGCGAAGTGTTGTGCATCTTACGAAGTCACTTCAG GCTGAATTGCAGATGAATGAAGTGAATAATGTGATGGTGCACAATCTATCG CCTGGCATGGTCACAACAGATCTTCTTATGTCTGGTGCAACTACAAAACAA GCAAAATTTTTCATCAATATATTAGCTGAACCTCCTGATGTG GTTGCAGACTACCTTGTTCCAAACGTCAGAGCAATCCCTACCAATCAATCCATGAAGCCAACCTACATTCGCTTCCTCACAGGCTTGAAAGCCTACTCAAGAATTTTTTCT AGACTTGCTTTTGGTGCTCGAAGAAACAAGTATGTTACTGAGGATTAG